Genomic window (Accipiter gentilis chromosome 7, bAccGen1.1, whole genome shotgun sequence):
ATATGTGGATAAAATGCGGGTGCTGTATTATATTGCAATTCTGGTGATGTTTTTGCACTGGACGCATCTTCAGCTTGACAATCACGCATAGTTTCTGAAAGGAGACTGGTACCTGCTAAGTTTGTGAGCTTTGtatcatattttctttcttttgaaagattaCTTACGTTAGATCTTGGGATTTCTTCCAAAACCTTTCTGTAATTCTCAGTACTGAGAGGGACTATTTTACTGCCAGACTCTTTTGAATCTTTTAACAAGGCCCATAGAGAATCTTCTCCATCAAGAAAAGAATCTATGGGCAACTTTTTTCTAGGGACTACTTCTCTTCCCATCTTCTCTTCTACACATGTATTCATAAACTTCTCTCCACAGTGAGTACTTTCTGGTGAGGTCACATCCATGTCTTTTACAGTTAGCACGCTATGTCCCTCATCTCTCAGACTTTCTTTGCTGTGCGCACAAATGCCTGAGCTTTTTGCACCATTCCGAAAGCTAGTCGCCGTTTCATTCTCTGAAGATGGAATCTCAGTATTGCTGGCTTTTCTCTTAACAAACATTGTTACAGAAAGAGGTTTTGTCATGGAAGAATCTTTGCTAAAAACTTCAGCTGAAGGTGGATCACAATTATCTATTTGTGTGTTCTCAGATGACatacacagcttttctttctcaggCAGAGAGATTCCCAGGTTCAGAGCTGATGGTGTTTCTGAATCCGCCTGAGTCTCATTAAAAGATTCTTGGATGTCAAATTTTCCGAAATCGGATGGACCCTTTTGAGCATCAGTTTCTTTACCAGACTCAAATGTTAACTGTGGGCAAGGGTTATTTAAGATAGATTTTattctctgactttttttgttttctgtctctgaaagtACATTCATATTTTCTGGCTTATATGACAGACTCCCATGAATTGATGAGAAGAGCGAAAATTGGGCACAAACTGTATTTTCCTGGTTCTCCATCAACCACTTCATCTTTGGCAAAGATTGCTGCATTTTGTTACCTGCAAATACtagctctgctttctcttttgcaCATTTGATAAAGTAAGCATGCTGTGAGCAATGCGATTTGCTATCAGAAAAGCTTTCTTCAAGAGTTCCTTTATCTTCTCTTTCACATTCTTTCTCGTGTTCTTTTAGTTTGATTGTCTTCTCTTCAATTAGATCACTGATGAAGCCCACATATCCTGAACAGTCTTCATTTCTCACACCATTTAAAGAGTCCAAATCCACTACATTCTCTTTTAGAGTTCCTTGAAAACTGTCTTCTCTTGCATATTTATGAACTAATGGAGGCAGGTTGTCACTTGTTTTTAATAGTATCTCTTCACTTTGACTAGTGCCAattgatatttcatttttttccacaaaagtaGCTGTAGTTTGTAAGCcagtgtttggttgtttgtttaaGCTTTCTAAATGTTGCTTGCTGCCTGGAACTCGGCCATCAAACTCACTCTGACACGCAAGACACTGGTTTTCCATTGGACAAAGGGTCTTCTCTGTTTGGCTAGCATGTTGTGTTTGAATATTCATGTTGTTGAGTAATGGACATGTATCACATGGTGAAGCACTACACTCAGAGGGATTAGCTGTGGGTGATGACACTTCTTTCTTCTCATATGTGCCTAGTTCTCTCTTCTTTGGGCCTAACGGAGAGTGGCAAAATCCAAAATTATGaacacaggtttttttgttcaaGTATCTGACTGGTAGCTGTTCACTAGTCTTATTTCTCTGATTGCCTTCAGGAGCCTTTGGAGAATCCACAGTTCTTATTTTATCAAATTCATCAGCCTGGAGAGCACACATGCCGATTTGTTCTTGTGCCTCATCTCTGTCACAAACAATTTCACTGCCATCTGTTACTTTACAAAGATCAAATTGTTTCACAACCTCCATACTCTTATTTGAAATCTCATCTCTTACCAAGGTAGCAAGAGACCTCTCTGCAGTATAAGCTGAGCAAAATATGGGTTTTGCTGTGGAAATGTCATTTATCCCATGCAGATCTACACCTCTGTTGCCCCAGTCATCTTCACAAGGAAGAGAACCACATGCCAAAGGGAAGTGTGCTTCTGGAAAGATGATTGCCTTTTTACTATTATATCCAGCTGAAGCTTCTCTTTCCAAATTATCAGTTTCTTCGATCTTCTTATCAACCTCAACATTAAAAGAATGACTGTTTGGGAGAACATCATTTACACGTGTACTCCCTGATAAAATACAGGAAGTACTGGCAGCTGTACACTGGTCTTCTATAGTCTGATTATTACAATTCCATGTGTCACTATGTTCATTTTCTAAACCAGTGACCACAGTCTCTATATTTCCTGCTGAAGACTTCATGTTCTTTTGGGAATTTCTGCTTGTCATATTAGGGTTACCAAAAGTCCTGGAACTTACTGAGGACTTAAATTTGTCTTTATGAAGCACACTTTCACTGACTTGTTCCCCTGTTGTTCCAGAAGCACCAACTGACTCTTTTCCAAGATTATCCTGAGCCTCGTCCCTGCTTGAAACGTCATTAGCAGTACAAGGAGGACACTCATGACGATAAGGTTCTCTTGATTTTTGTGCAACAGGAGGTAGAGTTACATTTAGCGTATAAATCAAATTAGTTTCTTTGCCAGTGGTCAAACTGTCATTACTATTAACTTCTGTAGCTTCAACTAAACAGCCAGCCAACTCTTCTGATGTTGTATTACTTTCAGATTGCTTTTCAAGCACTTGTGCCTCAGGTGCATCTTTTTGTAGCTTGGTACCAAGATCCAGACAGCTGTGGCTACTGGGAGGTGAAATTTTACTGGAGGTATTATAAAAGCATATGCCTGCTTGTCCAATTTCACGGGAAGCAATGTTGCTCGTTTCCATCAATAGACAATTTTCTTTTGTATCACCCTTGCATACGTCACTGACAGAGAATTGCCCCTTGTCTTTTTTCACACCTTCTGATGGGaccattttaaatttttcttttgagaacTCCTCAGGAGATGAAGAAACAGAACTAAAAACTGAAGAATGACAATGCTCAGAATTAGCACTTTCTTGAGCTTCAGGCCAGCTACGAACTTCAACGTTATGTCCCCCAGCAATTTTTGTGCAGACTTCAGCAGCTTCTTCAAATTCAGAGCTGTATGATTTACCAATACTAGCACTTACTTCCCTGTGATCAATTTTAGCACTAGACAATCCTTTGCTCCTTACCACTGAAATCTGCTCTACTGGTACAGATGTGGAGGTTCGATTTTCTACAAACCCAATTCCACAATCATAATGAGTCTGACTTTCGATGTTTTGGGGAAGATACTTTTGGGGGGTTTCATTGATAATTCCATGGACTGCAGTACTATTGTTTTCTAGTGGCGTATTTCTGAAGTTCAGATAACCGGTGCTTTTCAGAACTGAACATACAACTTCAGAACGTTTTGTGGAGAGTATTCTACAGCTTTCTACTGATGACAACCTATGAGGTTCATTATGTTTAGGTACAGGACCAGTACAGAAGTCATGAGCATTGTTTTCTTCATCCTGCTTAGCAAGTGATGTACTGAATTCATTAACAGGATTTTTTCTGGGTAACTTTTCTTCTCTAGTCTCCAAATTAGATACAACATTACCCCCTGTTCTCAATGGCATGGCAGTATGGGCTTTCAACCCattatattcattttttatttgtggATGCTCTGTGGCCGATTCAACGTCCGTGACTTTTAAAGGCTCTAAAAAAACTAACGTGCTGGTTCCAGAAACCCCAGCTCTGGCCATGACTGTGTCTACGTCTGGGCATTCATTGCGCTCAGGTGGAAGACCTTTACTCACTCTGTCATTCCTGTATCCTGCTTTACTAAATATCCTAGTCCCATCAGCCTTCATACCTTGTACTTCTTCAGTGAGCTTTGGCAGAGTTTCAGCTGTCACCTGAACATTTGCTTGGTTTTCTCctgcataagaaaaataaagcaaatcagAACCATATACTAAATTTAGAAGGCATTCAGCTTAATAAGTTCCTTTTAGTACTGTAGAGAATATTGTGTACAGT
Coding sequences:
- the PRR14L gene encoding protein PRR14L isoform X1 gives rise to the protein MLSSGVESLLDSSVSAVIEELYTGLPESISTELMAVSEPNVGLDAKSDVLTPVLARSDSLSAGHHRTSGVEKFCQKTEDLGDMLKVISHGPAESLTEELLKAGDLEEDEENKKRNFRKLDCSRDGYQKEDKEAQDAEEYHAECCALRPGESCSKQEDPHLIQDEVKSSRICCTEITGSLKNTGENQANVQVTAETLPKLTEEVQGMKADGTRIFSKAGYRNDRVSKGLPPERNECPDVDTVMARAGVSGTSTLVFLEPLKVTDVESATEHPQIKNEYNGLKAHTAMPLRTGGNVVSNLETREEKLPRKNPVNEFSTSLAKQDEENNAHDFCTGPVPKHNEPHRLSSVESCRILSTKRSEVVCSVLKSTGYLNFRNTPLENNSTAVHGIINETPQKYLPQNIESQTHYDCGIGFVENRTSTSVPVEQISVVRSKGLSSAKIDHREVSASIGKSYSSEFEEAAEVCTKIAGGHNVEVRSWPEAQESANSEHCHSSVFSSVSSSPEEFSKEKFKMVPSEGVKKDKGQFSVSDVCKGDTKENCLLMETSNIASREIGQAGICFYNTSSKISPPSSHSCLDLGTKLQKDAPEAQVLEKQSESNTTSEELAGCLVEATEVNSNDSLTTGKETNLIYTLNVTLPPVAQKSREPYRHECPPCTANDVSSRDEAQDNLGKESVGASGTTGEQVSESVLHKDKFKSSVSSRTFGNPNMTSRNSQKNMKSSAGNIETVVTGLENEHSDTWNCNNQTIEDQCTAASTSCILSGSTRVNDVLPNSHSFNVEVDKKIEETDNLEREASAGYNSKKAIIFPEAHFPLACGSLPCEDDWGNRGVDLHGINDISTAKPIFCSAYTAERSLATLVRDEISNKSMEVVKQFDLCKVTDGSEIVCDRDEAQEQIGMCALQADEFDKIRTVDSPKAPEGNQRNKTSEQLPVRYLNKKTCVHNFGFCHSPLGPKKRELGTYEKKEVSSPTANPSECSASPCDTCPLLNNMNIQTQHASQTEKTLCPMENQCLACQSEFDGRVPGSKQHLESLNKQPNTGLQTTATFVEKNEISIGTSQSEEILLKTSDNLPPLVHKYAREDSFQGTLKENVVDLDSLNGVRNEDCSGYVGFISDLIEEKTIKLKEHEKECEREDKGTLEESFSDSKSHCSQHAYFIKCAKEKAELVFAGNKMQQSLPKMKWLMENQENTVCAQFSLFSSIHGSLSYKPENMNVLSETENKKSQRIKSILNNPCPQLTFESGKETDAQKGPSDFGKFDIQESFNETQADSETPSALNLGISLPEKEKLCMSSENTQIDNCDPPSAEVFSKDSSMTKPLSVTMFVKRKASNTEIPSSENETATSFRNGAKSSGICAHSKESLRDEGHSVLTVKDMDVTSPESTHCGEKFMNTCVEEKMGREVVPRKKLPIDSFLDGEDSLWALLKDSKESGSKIVPLSTENYRKVLEEIPRSNVSNLSKERKYDTKLTNLAGTSLLSETMRDCQAEDASSAKTSPELQYNTAPAFYPHMGILSNSCKESSLNCVVCSGVSVPYKLNAQSKGNVKEITEGQDAIPTHSVCKEKEALGSERLDQIEKCQVLKRKKKYEKVEAHLSDKAQQEQKSEYQKKAKITLQPSMLHSSELLCSSSNQLVTSRNMKSEGPPEEIFAVRSSENKLCSTLQEVKRPKITTDIVSSRFLKTQDSEMENLNLNLGYDGIPGAFGTTNKLRGPLPLKRQPGRMCKNVPTSCQLKTVRKSKKIKSSPFFEIPPEIFPKQESTLLKSLYFPCKPPTMETETAMRSVHMPRQRAKRCSLLNSLKFRKCTKERALLSKLTATASKLLAPARSIPNLDPLPYSSEILPMGERHSQRTSKNLLEAFSCINRNLHSRWADSWCTKMFSFQPLALYPVESTKILFSDLSHKPPTSFLDTPVFPISFHIKLDSSHVTDLTGITSQHSVHHRSVLGEMPAPPSNWTFSFLLSQSCSDTTAFKEDSSLNNELHSSLSVTTPRAVAFHPDRGRNAVAERRGSSSMLGLHTVLALSSPGCYRIWTRRRNLTSHIPTIQRLFISQFAQGLKGARYPTSVSDDFVSSLPYSLGRVLSIWSQHGPSACPSEITPLHSNHCKWQPSLGIENSYAMLPHLPVQSMEALQAAGHEICLESSFPLPLPKSCSLPEPSPSPPRLSASELQVRALDEADASVPACLRPQDDTELKKTEPEKRPKKVSQIRIRKTVPKPDPNLTPMGLPKPKRLKKKEFSLEEIYTNKNYKSPPPARSLETIFEEPKEKNGRLISVSQQKRKRILEFQDFTLPRKRKIRGKIKAVGSFTRAKKAALQSAELDALLSQKLMDLEAFFAKEAEQEQASSI
- the PRR14L gene encoding protein PRR14L isoform X2 is translated as MLSSGVESLLDSSVSAVIEELYTGLPESISTELMAVSEPNVGLDAKSDVLTPVLARSDSLSAGHHRTSGVEKFCQKTEDLGDMLKVISHGPAESLTEELLKAGDLEEDEENKKRNFRKLDCSRDGYQKEDKEAQDAEEYHAECCALRPGESCSKQEDPHLIQDEVKSSRICCTEITGSLKNTGENQANVQVTAETLPKLTEEVQVFSSVSSSPEEFSKEKFKMVPSEGVKKDKGQFSVSDVCKGDTKENCLLMETSNIASREIGQAGICFYNTSSKISPPSSHSCLDLGTKLQKDAPEAQVLEKQSESNTTSEELAGCLVEATEVNSNDSLTTGKETNLIYTLNVTLPPVAQKSREPYRHECPPCTANDVSSRDEAQDNLGKESVGASGTTGEQVSESVLHKDKFKSSVSSRTFGNPNMTSRNSQKNMKSSAGNIETVVTGLENEHSDTWNCNNQTIEDQCTAASTSCILSGSTRVNDVLPNSHSFNVEVDKKIEETDNLEREASAGYNSKKAIIFPEAHFPLACGSLPCEDDWGNRGVDLHGINDISTAKPIFCSAYTAERSLATLVRDEISNKSMEVVKQFDLCKVTDGSEIVCDRDEAQEQIGMCALQADEFDKIRTVDSPKAPEGNQRNKTSEQLPVRYLNKKTCVHNFGFCHSPLGPKKRELGTYEKKEVSSPTANPSECSASPCDTCPLLNNMNIQTQHASQTEKTLCPMENQCLACQSEFDGRVPGSKQHLESLNKQPNTGLQTTATFVEKNEISIGTSQSEEILLKTSDNLPPLVHKYAREDSFQGTLKENVVDLDSLNGVRNEDCSGYVGFISDLIEEKTIKLKEHEKECEREDKGTLEESFSDSKSHCSQHAYFIKCAKEKAELVFAGNKMQQSLPKMKWLMENQENTVCAQFSLFSSIHGSLSYKPENMNVLSETENKKSQRIKSILNNPCPQLTFESGKETDAQKGPSDFGKFDIQESFNETQADSETPSALNLGISLPEKEKLCMSSENTQIDNCDPPSAEVFSKDSSMTKPLSVTMFVKRKASNTEIPSSENETATSFRNGAKSSGICAHSKESLRDEGHSVLTVKDMDVTSPESTHCGEKFMNTCVEEKMGREVVPRKKLPIDSFLDGEDSLWALLKDSKESGSKIVPLSTENYRKVLEEIPRSNVSNLSKERKYDTKLTNLAGTSLLSETMRDCQAEDASSAKTSPELQYNTAPAFYPHMGILSNSCKESSLNCVVCSGVSVPYKLNAQSKGNVKEITEGQDAIPTHSVCKEKEALGSERLDQIEKCQVLKRKKKYEKVEAHLSDKAQQEQKSEYQKKAKITLQPSMLHSSELLCSSSNQLVTSRNMKSEGPPEEIFAVRSSENKLCSTLQEVKRPKITTDIVSSRFLKTQDSEMENLNLNLGYDGIPGAFGTTNKLRGPLPLKRQPGRMCKNVPTSCQLKTVRKSKKIKSSPFFEIPPEIFPKQESTLLKSLYFPCKPPTMETETAMRSVHMPRQRAKRCSLLNSLKFRKCTKERALLSKLTATASKLLAPARSIPNLDPLPYSSEILPMGERHSQRTSKNLLEAFSCINRNLHSRWADSWCTKMFSFQPLALYPVESTKILFSDLSHKPPTSFLDTPVFPISFHIKLDSSHVTDLTGITSQHSVHHRSVLGEMPAPPSNWTFSFLLSQSCSDTTAFKEDSSLNNELHSSLSVTTPRAVAFHPDRGRNAVAERRGSSSMLGLHTVLALSSPGCYRIWTRRRNLTSHIPTIQRLFISQFAQGLKGARYPTSVSDDFVSSLPYSLGRVLSIWSQHGPSACPSEITPLHSNHCKWQPSLGIENSYAMLPHLPVQSMEALQAAGHEICLESSFPLPLPKSCSLPEPSPSPPRLSASELQVRALDEADASVPACLRPQDDTELKKTEPEKRPKKVSQIRIRKTVPKPDPNLTPMGLPKPKRLKKKEFSLEEIYTNKNYKSPPPARSLETIFEEPKEKNGRLISVSQQKRKRILEFQDFTLPRKRKIRGKIKAVGSFTRAKKAALQSAELDALLSQKLMDLEAFFAKEAEQEQASSI